AGGACGATGGACATGGTGTGTCTGTCTCCGGAATCGTTGGAAGGGTTGGCAGCGCGGGTCAGACGACCTTCGCCTCGTTGTGCAGCTTCTCCACCAGGGTGGCCACGTCCGGAACCTTGATGCCCGCCTTGCGCGCCGGAGGCGACGCCAGCTTGAGCACCTGGATCTTCGGGGCCACGTCCACGCCCAGGCCCGCCGGGGTCAGCTCCTCGATGGGCTTGCTCTTCGCCTTCATGATGCCCGGGAGGCTGGCGTAGCGCGGCTGGTTCAGGCGCAGGTCCGTGGTGACGATGGCGGGCAGCTGGACCTCCAGGGTCGCGAGCCCGTTGTCCACTTCACGCACCACCTGGACGCTCTTCTTGTCCGCGGACAGCACCACCGCCGGGACCTTGTTCTTCTCCTGGTCGCTCTCCAGCGACTCCACCTTGGAGGCGAACGTGGCCTGGCCCCAGCCCAGGAACTCGGCCAGGTACTGGCCCACCTGGTTCTGGTCGTCGTCGATGGACTGCTTGCCCAGGAGGACGATGTCCGGCTTCTCCTTCTCCGCGACCTTCTGGAGCAGCCCCGCGATGCCCAGCTGATCCAGCGGGCCCGTGTGGTTCACCCAGATGGCGCGGTTGGCGCCCATGGCCAGCGCGTGGCGCAGCTGCTCCTGCACCTCCTTGCCGCCGATGGAGACCACCACCACCTCGCCGGTGTGCTTCGCCGCGAGGCGCAGGCCCTCTTCCACGCCGATTTCATCGAAGGGGTTGATCTTGTACTTCAACCCCTCTTTCACGATGTCCGAGCCGTCCGGCTTCACCTTGATCTTCGACTCGGGATCTTCCACGCGCTTGGCGGTGACGAGAATCTTCACGGCGGGCTTCTCCTCAGTGGGGAGTGTTTGGAAATCGGGCGCTTGACGCGTCGCGCATCAGGGCCGGAGTAATAGACATCCGCACACGGCGGCGGCAACGGGAAAGCCCCGCCGGGCACAGTTTTGCTTTTCTACCTGAACAGTTCCTTCGCGATGACCAGGCGCTGCACCTGGCTCGTGCCCTCGTAGACCTGGATGAGCTTGGCGTCGCGCATCAGCTTCTCCACGGGGTATTCCTTCATGTAGCCGTAGCCGCCGAAGACCTGCACCGCGTCCGTGGCGACCTTCATGGCCATGTCCGCGGCGAAGCACTTCGCATAGCTGGACTGGAGGGTGTTGCGCTGTCCCTCATCCAGCACCTGCGCGCTCTCGTAGGTGAGCAGGCGCGCGGCGTGGGTGTTCATGGCCATCTCCGCCAGCATGAACTGGACGGCCTGGTGCTCGCGGATGGGCTTGCCCATCGTCTGGCGCTGGGCGGAGTACTCCAGCGAGTGCTCCAGCGCCGCGCGGGCGATGCCAATGGAGATGCTCGCGGTGAGCGGGCGGCTGTTGTCCAGCGTGGCCATGGCGATCTTGAAGCCCTCGCCCTCCTCGCCGATGCGGTTCTTCACCGGGACGCGCACCTCGTCGAACGTGACGGTGGTGGTGTTGCTGGCGCGCTGGCCCATCTTGTTCTCGTGCTTGCCGGTGGTCAGGCCCTGCGGACGGCCCTCCACGACGAAGCAGGTGATGCCCTTGTGCTTCTTGCCCTTGTCCAGCGTGGCGAACACGGTGAACTGATCCGCGTAGCCGGCGTTGGTGATGAAGCACTTGCTGCCGTTGAGGACGTACTCGTCACCCTCGCGGCGCGCGGTGGTGCCCATGGCCGCCACGTCCGAACCCGCGGAAGGCTCCGTGAGACAGAAGCAGCTGAGCTTGAGCTTCTCCCCAAAGGGGGCCAGCAGGCGCTTCTTCTGGTCGTCCGTGCCGGCCAGGATGATGGGCAGGTTGGCCAGGTCGTTGGCGATGAGGGACGTGGCCACGCCCGCGCAGCCCCACGCCAGTTCCTCGCACACGATGACCTGCTCCAGGTGCGTCAGGCCCACGCCGTTGTACTCCGACGGGATGGCCATGTTCAGCAGGCCCAGCTCGAAGGCCGCGGAGATGAGGTCCTTGGGGAAGTCAGAGGTCTCGTCGTAGTGGGGGGCCTTGGGGCGCACCACGTCACGGGCGTACTTGCGCGCGGCGTCCTGCAAGGCGCGCTGGTTTTCGCTGAGCTGGAAATCCATGGGCGGGGCTCCGGGAGGGTTGATTCAAATATCAATCCGCTTCCCCTGCCATACCGCTCCCGCCGTCCAGGCGCCAGCCCCCGCGAGGGTCCCCCCGTCGTTCCAGGGACACCGGAACGGCGGGGGAGACGACCAGGCGGTTACTTCCCGGCGGGCTTGCCCTGCTTGGGGACCTTTTCCCAGTCCGCGAGGAACTTCTGGATGCCCGCGTCGGTGAGGGGGTGGTTCGCCAGCTGGGTGATGACGTTGTAGGGCAGCGTGGCCACGTCCGCGCCCAGGCGCGCGGCCTGGAGGACGTGGACGGGGTTGCGCACGCTGGCCACCAGCACCTGCGTGGTGAAGTCGTAGTTCTGGTAGATCTCCAGGATGTGGGCGATGAGCTCCATGCCGTCCTGGGAGATGTCGTCCAGCCGGCCCACGAAGGGCGACACGTACGTGGCGCCGGCCTTGGCGCACAGCAGGGCCTGGTTGGCGGAGAAGCAGAGGGTGACGTTGGTGCGGATGCCGTCCGCGGTGAGCGCCTTGACGGCCTTCATGCCCTCCACGCCCATGGGAATCTTCACCACGACGTTGTCGT
This DNA window, taken from Corallococcus coralloides DSM 2259, encodes the following:
- a CDS encoding electron transfer flavoprotein subunit beta/FixA family protein, with the translated sequence MKILVTAKRVEDPESKIKVKPDGSDIVKEGLKYKINPFDEIGVEEGLRLAAKHTGEVVVVSIGGKEVQEQLRHALAMGANRAIWVNHTGPLDQLGIAGLLQKVAEKEKPDIVLLGKQSIDDDQNQVGQYLAEFLGWGQATFASKVESLESDQEKNKVPAVVLSADKKSVQVVREVDNGLATLEVQLPAIVTTDLRLNQPRYASLPGIMKAKSKPIEELTPAGLGVDVAPKIQVLKLASPPARKAGIKVPDVATLVEKLHNEAKVV
- a CDS encoding acyl-CoA dehydrogenase family protein gives rise to the protein MDFQLSENQRALQDAARKYARDVVRPKAPHYDETSDFPKDLISAAFELGLLNMAIPSEYNGVGLTHLEQVIVCEELAWGCAGVATSLIANDLANLPIILAGTDDQKKRLLAPFGEKLKLSCFCLTEPSAGSDVAAMGTTARREGDEYVLNGSKCFITNAGYADQFTVFATLDKGKKHKGITCFVVEGRPQGLTTGKHENKMGQRASNTTTVTFDEVRVPVKNRIGEEGEGFKIAMATLDNSRPLTASISIGIARAALEHSLEYSAQRQTMGKPIREHQAVQFMLAEMAMNTHAARLLTYESAQVLDEGQRNTLQSSYAKCFAADMAMKVATDAVQVFGGYGYMKEYPVEKLMRDAKLIQVYEGTSQVQRLVIAKELFR
- the fsa gene encoding fructose-6-phosphate aldolase, producing MKFFIDSADVGEIRKAHEMGCVDGVTTNPSLLAKVGRNLEETIREICSIVDGPISAECVSLTAPELIKEGQGLAKIHDNVVVKIPMGVEGMKAVKALTADGIRTNVTLCFSANQALLCAKAGATYVSPFVGRLDDISQDGMELIAHILEIYQNYDFTTQVLVASVRNPVHVLQAARLGADVATLPYNVITQLANHPLTDAGIQKFLADWEKVPKQGKPAGK